Genomic segment of Deinococcus planocerae:
CAGTGCCCGGTGGACGAGTTCGGGGTCGTCCCCCTCCACAAACAGCGGATGATGCCCGTACCCCCGCAACAGCGACTCCAACTCCTCCCGAGGCAGCCGGGCGAGGACCGTGGGGTTGGCGATCTTGTACCCGTTGAGGTGCAGGATGGGGAGGACGGCGCCGTCGCGGGCCGGGTTGAGGAACTTGTTGGCGTGCCAGCTTCCGGCGAGCGGCCCGGTCTCGGCCTCGCCGTCGCCGATCACGCATGCGACGAGGAGGTCCGGGTGGTCGAAGGCGGCCCCGTAGGCGTGCGCGAGGCTGTAGCCCAGCTCGCCTCCCTCGTGGATGGAGCCGGGCGTCTCGGGCGCGACGTGGCTGGGAATGCCGCCGGGGAAGGAGAACTGGCGGAACAGCCGGGCCATCCCCGCCTCGTCCTGAGAGATGTCCGGGTACAGCTCGCTGTAGGTGCCCTCCAGGTAGGTGTTGGCGACGAGGCCGGGGCCGCCGTGCCCGGGGCCGGTGACGTACAGGACGCTCAGGTCATGGCGCCGGATCAGCCGGTTGAGGTGCACGTAGATCAGGTTGAGGCCGGGCGTGGTGCCCCAGTGGCCCAGCAATCTCGGCTTGACGTGCTCCAGGCGAAGGGGCTCGCGCAGCAGGGGATTGGCGAGCAGGTAGATTTGGCCCACCGAAAGGTAGTTGGCCGCGCGCCAGGAGGCGTCCAGCAGCCGGAGTTCGTCGGCGCCGAGGTCGGGAAGGACGGGGCTGGTGCTCGTCATGGGGGACACCTCTGGGGACGGCGGGAAGCGGGTCGGAGCGTCCTGAGCCTGGAGACGGAGCGTTACGGAGGTGTTACCGGGGGGACGGTGATGCTCAGCCGCGTCGCGTCCTTCGGGCGCTCGCCACCAGCTTGGCGAGTTCGCGCACCCACAGCACCGAGGACGCCACCGTCAGGCACAGCAGCCAGTCGGGCAGGCCTAGCGGGACCGTCCCGAACGCCCGTTGCAGGGGGGGCGCGTACACCACCAGCCCGTGCAGGGCCAGCGACAGCGCCACCGCCCCCCACAGCCAGCGGTTGCGGAGCAGTCCCCGGAAGGCGCTCTGGGTGTCCGAGCGGGCGTTCCAGACATTGAAGAGCTGAGAGAACATCAGCGTGGTAAAGGCCAGCGTGCGCCCGTGGGGGAGGCTCCCCGCGTCCCCGCGATCAGGCCGCCGGGCAATGAGGCGTCCAGCACGCCCAGGGTCCCCACCGCCACGACTCCCCCGACGAGCAGGATGCCGCGCCACATCTGGGGAGTGATCACGCCCTCCCCGGCGGGACGTGGCGGGCGGAGCATCACGTCCGGGTCGGTGGGGTCGAGCCCGAGTGCCAGGGCGGGCGCCCCGTCGGTCACCAGGTTGATCCACAGGATCTGGGTGGCGAGCAGCGGCAGCACGACCTCGCCGCCCTCCCCGCGCAGACCCAGGGCGCCCGCGAAGACCACCCCGAGGAACATGGTCAGCATCTCGCCGATATTGGAGGACAGCAGGTAGCGCAGGAACTTGCGGATGTTATCGAAGATGCCGCGCCCAACTTCTACCGCCGCGACGATGGTGGCGAAGTTGTCGTCGGCGAGCACCATGTCGGCGGCCTCTTTGGACACGTCGGTGCCGGTGACGCCCATCGTCACGCCGATGTCGGCGGCCCTCAGCGCGGGGGCGTCGTTCACCCCGTCCCCGGTCATCGCCACGACCGCCCCGCCACGTTGGCAGCGCCCGCACGATCCGCAGCTTGTGTTCGGGGTCCACCCGGGCGTACACCCCCGTCTCCCGCACCGCGCGTTCCAGCTCGCTCTCCGGGAGGCGCGCGAGGTCCGCGCCGGTCAGCGCCCGCTCGCCCGGGGACACGAGACCGAGTTCAGTCGCGATGGCGGCGGCGGTCACCGGATGGTCCCCGGTGATCATCAGGGGGCGGATGCCCGCCTCCCGTGCCCGCGCGACCGCCGCCCTCGCCTCCTCGCGCGGGGGGTCGATCATGCCCACGAGGCCCAGGAACACCAGATCGCGCTCCAGGTCCTCGGTCGCCTCCCCCGCGGGGGCGTTCCCCGGTAGGGTGCGGGAGGCGACCCCCAGCGTTCGCAACGCCCGCGCGGCCAGCCGCTCGTTCTCGGCGCGGATCGCGGCCCGGCGCGCGCCCGAGAGTGGGTGGACCTCCTCCCCGACGAGTTCAGAGGTGCACCGCTCCAGCAGCACGTCGGGGGCACCCTTGCTGAAGAGGACGAGGCGCCCCGCTTCCCGGTGCACGGTGCTCATCCGCTTGCGCTCCGAGGAGAAGGGGAGTTCGCCCACCCGCGGGAGGCGGGCGTCCAGCTCCCCCGGACTCAGCCCCGCCTTGCGCGCCGCCACGATCAGGGCCCCCTCGGTGGGGTCGCCCTGGACGGTCCAGCGGCCCTCCTCCCGCAGGGCGGCGTTGCTGGCAAGGGCGGCTCCGATGAGCAGCCGCTCGACCTCGGCCCACTGGGGTCCCAGGCGCAGCGGCCCTTTCCCGGCGCTCAACTCTCCTTCCGGCGCGTACCCGCCGCCCGTCACCCCGGTCACGCCGCTCGCCGTCACGACCTCGCGCACCGTCATCTCGTTGCGGGTGAGGGTCCCGGTCTTGTCGGAGGCGATCACGCTCGCCGAGCCCAGCGTCTCCACGGCGGGCAGGCGGCGCACGACTGCCCTCCTCCTCGCCATCCGCCCCGTGCCCAGGGCCAGCACCGCCGAGGTGATCGCGGGCAGCCCCTCGGGCACCGCCGCGACGGCCAGGGCCACCGCCAGCAGGAGCACGTCCACCAGGGCTGCGAGGTCCCGCACCCCGCCCACCAGCACGAGGGTCAGGGCCATCACCCCGGCGATGACGAGCACCAGGGCCCCCAGCCGCCGCCCGGTGCGGCCCAGTTCGCGCTGGAGGGGCGTCTCCTCGGCGGGGGTGCGCCCCAGCAGCCCGGCGATGCGCCCGATCTCCGTGCCCATGCCCGTGGCGGTCACGACGGCCCGGCCCCGGCCCCCGCTCACCGCCGTGCCCGAGAGGACCATGTTGCGGCGGTCGCCGAGGGCGGCTGCGTGGTCGAGGGGGGCGGCGTCCTTGCCCACCGGCAGGCTCTCCCCGGTCAGGGACGCCTCCAGCGTGCGCAGGGAGACGGCCCCCAGGAGCCGGGCGTCGGCGGGCACGGCGTTCCCCTCCTCCAGCAGCAGGATGTCCCCCGGCACCACCTCGCGGGCGGGCACGGGGCGGGGCTCGCCGTCCCGCAGCACCCGGGCCTGGGCGGCGGTCATCGCCCCCAGGGCCGCGACCGCCCGCTCGGCGCGCGCCTCCTGGGCGTACCCCAGCACGGCGTTGAGGAGCACGAGCACGTCCTGAAATTGCGCCAGGAAACGCCGCCAGGCGGGCCCGGGCTTCCGGGGAAGCGAGGCCGCGGGCCGGGTCGACCCCCAGGGTGCTCGCCACCTCCCCGGCCTGCCGAAGCTCGGGGGCGGGCGGGGCGGAACCGGGCGTGGGGAGGTCCGTGGTCGTGCGGCTCACCTCCCGAGAGCTTACGGGGAACCCGGACGTCACGTGCCTTGCGTCCGCACACCTGCGCTCCCGGGCACCTCGGGCCCCATCACGTCCCTCGCCCCCACGGGCTCCGGAGCGGCAGACAGAGACGACGGGCAGGGGATCACCACGGCCTCTTGACCGGGCGGGTGGCGCCGGGGTGACGAACAAGGTCCCACATCGTGCGGTCAACCTGGGGCTTTTCCGTTACCTTGCCGTTACCGCCCGGCCCTTCTCCGGAGGACCGGGGGAGGCAGGGGTGGACGACGTGACCCTCGCGTAGCCCCAGGGTTCTTCCCGCCGTGTTCCCCCGGGCGTCGTAACCCTCAGGTAACCCCCCGGCCCCACCCTGGCATCAGGCCGCTTCCGGCCCGGAGGTGCAAGGTGTTCCGTCGTGTCCTCGTTCCCGTCGATTTCGGGGCTTGCAGCGTGCAGGCCGTCACCCATGCCTTCGACCTCGTGCGGGTCATCGGAGGCAGCCTCACGCTGCTACATGTCCTGGAGGAACCGCAGGCGCCGGACGGACCGGCGGAGGCCCGGTTGCGTCAGCTCGCCGAGCGCGGGCGCCGTCCCCCCACCCTGCTCGTCGCGGCGCCGGGGGAACACTCCGTGGCCGAGGCCATCCTGGCGGCGGCCCGGCGCGTGGAGGCCGAGTTGCTCGTGCTCGGTCCCCACGGGGGGCCGGACCCCACTGTTCACAAGCTGGGGCGGGTGGCAACCGAGGTCCTGCTGGGGGCCCATCTCCCCGTGCAGCTCGTGCCGGGGGCCTTTCAGCCCGCCCCCGAGCCGGGAGCCCGTTGGCGCGCCCTGGCGAAAGGCGAGCACGACGCTTGACCCGCCGGGCGGGCCGTAACGCCCCGGTTACACCCGGCAGGCAGGGTGACGGCAGGCGGACCGTTCGGGGCCGTCAGCCTGAGGCGGGAACCGCCCGGACCTTCCCCTCCGTTCTTCCCACCGCCGGATCCTC
This window contains:
- a CDS encoding cation transporting ATPase C-terminal domain-containing protein — its product is MFSQLFNVWNARSDTQSAFRGLLRNRWLWGAVALSLALHGLVVYAPPLQRAFGTVPLGLPDWLLCLTVASSVLWVRELAKLVASARRTRRG
- a CDS encoding universal stress protein, which encodes MFRRVLVPVDFGACSVQAVTHAFDLVRVIGGSLTLLHVLEEPQAPDGPAEARLRQLAERGRRPPTLLVAAPGEHSVAEAILAAARRVEAELLVLGPHGGPDPTVHKLGRVATEVLLGAHLPVQLVPGAFQPAPEPGARWRALAKGEHDA
- a CDS encoding HAD-IC family P-type ATPase, with amino-acid sequence MTGDGVNDAPALRAADIGVTMGVTGTDVSKEAADMVLADDNFATIVAAVEVGRGIFDNIRKFLRYLLSSNIGEMLTMFLGVVFAGALGLRGEGGEVVLPLLATQILWINLVTDGAPALALGLDPTDPDVMLRPPRPAGEGVITPQMWRGILLVGGVVAVGTLGVLDASLPGGLIAGTRGASPTGARWPLPR